One window of Streptomyces sp. NBC_00273 genomic DNA carries:
- a CDS encoding AMP-binding protein codes for MTPSPSDSVSDGIATGASLDTLAELLGPVQVGDLLRRAARSAPDRTAVRVPEGDISYAELAGLAVSYAAALRVLLDGPGAVVALTTALDRHFPPVFFGISLSGNTPALVNPLLKQDGLAHVLRISGAKCAVIPPALYERLSAVRDQLPALEHIVLTHRAPDSPADVPTLDDLAERLGTRPGLPEWDATSQPGTGPEEVACIQFTSGTTGAPKAVLLSHRNLVVNAAQSAQVHRVSESSVVFDYLPTFHLMHLTITVVVAGTLVLCEEPDPAEAMDVAERYRATHFYSLPVRLARLAVHPRLKELKGSALRAVLSGGSTLPPAAAAALSAHFGVPVVQGYGLQETSPSTHFNSLDAPRPRSSGQPVAGTQCRIVEVGSRTVCPVGEKGEIQVRGPQLMMGYLGRSLSEDTDAEGWFSTGDIGLMDNDGYLYVVDRIKDVFKRDNWLVSPTEIERVLLRHPAVADCAVVDRPHEFSGAVAYGFVVRDFGAALVDAADVAADVAADVAAEVNAQLPYYEHVEHIEFVDRIPRSPTGKVLRQELRARLAGASAPHEPSQPKEQVPMHHFVNRFTVTGDTEEFERLLDKITDYMAEQPGFRSYRLYRSVGAPNIYVETAEWADAAAHRAAVGGEGFRGPVAEIKKLAQAEPGPYALVTERKTDAAA; via the coding sequence ATGACACCCTCCCCGTCGGATTCCGTGTCGGACGGCATCGCGACCGGTGCTTCGCTGGACACCCTGGCGGAGCTACTCGGCCCGGTGCAGGTCGGTGACCTGCTGCGGCGCGCCGCGCGCTCCGCCCCCGACCGCACCGCCGTACGCGTCCCCGAAGGGGACATCAGCTACGCAGAGCTGGCAGGTCTCGCCGTCAGCTATGCCGCCGCCCTGCGCGTGCTCCTGGACGGCCCGGGGGCGGTGGTGGCGCTGACCACAGCGCTCGACCGGCACTTCCCGCCGGTCTTCTTCGGCATCTCTCTGTCCGGGAACACCCCCGCTCTGGTCAACCCGCTGCTCAAGCAGGATGGGCTGGCGCATGTCCTTCGCATCAGCGGGGCGAAGTGCGCGGTGATTCCGCCCGCGCTGTACGAGCGGCTCAGTGCTGTTCGCGACCAACTGCCCGCGCTGGAGCACATCGTCCTGACCCACCGCGCCCCCGACTCTCCCGCCGACGTGCCGACCCTCGACGACCTGGCCGAGCGGCTGGGCACACGGCCCGGGCTCCCGGAATGGGACGCGACCTCGCAGCCGGGCACGGGCCCCGAGGAGGTGGCATGCATCCAGTTCACCAGTGGAACCACGGGGGCGCCCAAAGCGGTGCTGCTCAGCCATCGCAATCTCGTGGTCAACGCCGCGCAGTCCGCACAGGTGCACAGGGTGAGCGAGTCGTCGGTGGTCTTCGACTATTTGCCGACGTTCCACCTGATGCACCTGACCATTACGGTCGTGGTGGCGGGCACCCTCGTCCTGTGCGAGGAGCCCGACCCGGCTGAGGCAATGGACGTGGCTGAACGCTACCGGGCCACGCACTTTTACAGCTTGCCGGTGCGGCTGGCTCGGCTGGCCGTGCACCCCCGGTTGAAGGAGCTGAAGGGGTCCGCCCTGCGGGCCGTGCTCTCCGGCGGCTCGACGCTGCCGCCCGCAGCGGCCGCCGCGCTCAGCGCGCACTTCGGCGTCCCGGTGGTCCAGGGGTACGGGCTGCAAGAGACCTCGCCCTCCACTCACTTCAACAGCCTGGACGCCCCGCGGCCCCGTTCGTCAGGCCAGCCGGTGGCCGGTACCCAGTGCCGGATCGTGGAGGTCGGTTCTCGCACCGTGTGCCCGGTCGGCGAGAAGGGTGAGATTCAGGTCCGCGGACCCCAGTTGATGATGGGGTACCTGGGACGGAGCCTTTCAGAGGACACCGATGCCGAGGGGTGGTTCTCCACGGGCGACATCGGGCTGATGGACAACGACGGTTACCTCTACGTCGTCGACCGGATCAAGGACGTCTTCAAGCGCGACAACTGGCTGGTGTCACCGACGGAGATCGAGCGGGTCCTGTTGCGGCACCCCGCGGTCGCCGACTGCGCCGTTGTCGACCGTCCCCACGAGTTCAGCGGCGCCGTGGCGTACGGATTCGTGGTGCGGGATTTCGGCGCCGCTCTCGTCGATGCGGCCGACGTGGCAGCCGACGTGGCGGCCGACGTGGCGGCCGAAGTCAATGCCCAACTCCCCTATTACGAGCACGTCGAGCACATCGAGTTCGTCGACCGCATTCCCCGCTCGCCCACCGGCAAGGTGCTGCGCCAGGAACTCCGCGCCCGACTCGCGGGCGCCTCAGCCCCCCATGAACCGTCCCAACCCAAGGAGCAGGTCCCCATGCATCACTTCGTCAACCGCTTCACCGTCACCGGCGACACGGAGGAGTTCGAGCGTCTGCTCGACAAAATCACCGACTACATGGCCGAGCAGCCCGGGTTCCGCTCGTACCGCCTCTACCGGTCTGTCGGGGCCCCCAACATCTATGTGGAGACCGCCGAGTGGGCGGATGCCGCCGCGCACAGGGCTGCGGTCGGCGGAGAGGGCTTTCGCGGCCCGGTTGCGGAGATCAAGAAGCTGGCGCAAGCCGAGCCGGGCCCGTACGCCCTCGTCACCGAGCGGAAGACGGACGCGGCCGCGTAG
- a CDS encoding acyltransferase domain-containing protein, producing MSSAGTSARSTAPSAAVAPPRPVALLLPGQGSQHPSMARGLYGHEPVFTAVMDEFFMLMEHEGKELREDWLSEEPRVALDDASRAQPLVFAIGYAVGRTLLDRGIVPCAVLGHSVGELAAAALAGVFGLADAARIMSARSSAMATTAPGGMLAVAAGPEELAPLLPAGPDGRPGAVAVGAVNAPAQTVLSGLEADLSAVEQVLREAGVMWRRVPALQAFHCPAVAGAADAFEVALRETPLQRPSIRLWSTRTGLPVRGPEATDPAFWAQQLAAPVLFWPALDHLLRHGDFTLVETGPSQGLSMLARRHPQVRARRSDVVPLLPPRAGAELEFFGAAVSRLGA from the coding sequence GTGTCATCAGCCGGTACGTCCGCGCGTTCCACCGCCCCCTCGGCAGCAGTGGCCCCGCCTCGGCCCGTCGCGCTGCTGCTGCCCGGCCAGGGCTCCCAGCACCCCAGCATGGCGCGGGGGTTGTACGGACACGAGCCGGTGTTCACGGCCGTCATGGACGAGTTCTTCATGTTGATGGAGCATGAGGGCAAGGAGCTGCGCGAGGACTGGCTGAGCGAGGAGCCGCGAGTTGCGTTGGACGACGCCTCGCGCGCCCAGCCGCTTGTGTTCGCCATCGGGTACGCCGTGGGCCGCACTCTGCTGGACCGGGGCATCGTGCCCTGCGCCGTGCTCGGGCACAGCGTCGGAGAGCTCGCGGCGGCGGCGCTGGCCGGTGTGTTCGGCCTCGCCGACGCCGCGAGGATCATGTCGGCGAGGTCGTCCGCGATGGCCACCACCGCGCCCGGCGGCATGCTGGCGGTGGCGGCAGGGCCGGAGGAGCTGGCCCCTCTGCTGCCTGCCGGGCCGGACGGGCGCCCGGGTGCGGTGGCCGTCGGGGCGGTCAACGCACCGGCACAGACCGTGCTGAGTGGTCTGGAGGCCGATCTGTCGGCAGTCGAACAGGTGTTGAGGGAAGCCGGGGTCATGTGGCGCAGAGTGCCCGCCCTGCAAGCCTTCCATTGCCCGGCGGTCGCGGGGGCCGCCGATGCCTTCGAGGTGGCACTGCGCGAGACGCCGCTGCAGCGCCCCTCGATCCGGCTGTGGTCGACGAGGACGGGCCTGCCGGTGCGGGGCCCCGAGGCTACCGATCCCGCTTTCTGGGCGCAGCAGCTGGCCGCGCCGGTGCTGTTCTGGCCTGCGCTGGACCACCTTCTGCGGCACGGGGACTTCACGCTCGTGGAGACTGGGCCTAGCCAGGGGCTGTCGATGCTGGCACGTCGGCATCCGCAGGTGCGGGCGCGACGCAGTGACGTCGTTCCCCTGCTGCCGCCCCGTGCCGGCGCAGAGCTGGAGTTCTTCGGCGCCGCAGTGTCCCGTCTGGGCGCCTGA
- a CDS encoding SDR family NAD(P)-dependent oxidoreductase: MTGAGFSDPAERARSTKVALVTGGTSGIGLAVVTSLARSGVRVFLCARSAENVSATVKELREQGLEVDGQAADVRSAESVESLVRAAVERYGPITVLVNNAGRSGGGRTSQISDELWYDVIDTNLNSVFLVTREVLANGGLENCGDGRIISIASTGGKQGVPFGAPYSAAKGGVISFTKALAKELAGVGITVNAVCPGYVETPMAVRVRESYARTRDISTEEVLTEFHAKIPLGRYSTPEEVAGLVDYLVTDTAASITAQALNVCGGLGIF; the protein is encoded by the coding sequence ATGACAGGTGCAGGATTTTCCGACCCAGCGGAGCGGGCCCGGTCCACGAAGGTCGCCCTCGTGACCGGGGGGACCAGCGGAATCGGCCTCGCGGTGGTGACCAGCCTGGCCCGCAGCGGAGTCCGGGTGTTCCTGTGCGCACGCAGCGCCGAGAACGTCTCGGCCACCGTCAAGGAGCTCCGCGAACAGGGCCTGGAGGTCGACGGCCAGGCGGCGGACGTACGGTCCGCGGAGTCGGTCGAGTCCCTCGTGCGGGCTGCCGTCGAACGCTACGGGCCCATCACGGTGCTCGTGAACAACGCGGGCCGCAGCGGCGGTGGCCGCACCTCGCAGATCAGCGACGAACTCTGGTACGACGTGATCGACACCAACCTGAACAGCGTCTTCCTCGTCACCCGCGAGGTACTCGCCAACGGCGGCCTGGAGAACTGCGGCGACGGACGCATCATCAGCATCGCATCCACCGGCGGCAAGCAGGGAGTTCCCTTCGGAGCCCCCTACTCGGCGGCCAAGGGCGGAGTCATCAGCTTCACCAAGGCTCTCGCCAAAGAGCTGGCCGGCGTCGGCATCACCGTCAACGCGGTCTGCCCCGGGTACGTGGAGACACCGATGGCAGTCCGCGTCCGGGAGTCCTACGCGCGCACTCGCGACATCTCCACAGAAGAAGTCCTCACCGAATTCCACGCCAAGATTCCGCTGGGCCGCTACTCCACACCCGAAGAGGTGGCCGGCCTCGTGGACTACCTCGTCACGGACACCGCCGCCTCCATCACCGCGCAGGCACTCAACGTCTGCGGCGGACTCGGCATCTTCTGA
- a CDS encoding nuclear transport factor 2 family protein: MQLSEPLVDSAQGSVLYQEVLHFYARQMRHLDEGRVTEWAETFTENGVFAANAHPLPQTGRAAIEQGAAEAVQRLAEQGVQRRHWLGMLQVTPNVDGSVTALSYAQVLATAQGGRTALELSCSCEDLLVREGDRLLVRRRQVYRDDLPRP, encoded by the coding sequence ATGCAGTTGTCGGAACCGCTCGTGGACAGCGCTCAAGGGAGTGTGCTGTACCAGGAAGTCCTGCACTTCTACGCCCGACAGATGCGCCACCTCGATGAGGGGAGGGTCACCGAGTGGGCTGAAACCTTCACCGAGAACGGCGTGTTCGCCGCCAACGCCCACCCGCTCCCGCAGACGGGCCGTGCGGCCATCGAGCAGGGGGCGGCGGAGGCCGTCCAGCGGCTGGCGGAGCAGGGAGTCCAGCGCCGGCACTGGCTCGGCATGCTGCAGGTGACGCCGAACGTCGACGGATCGGTCACGGCACTCTCCTACGCCCAGGTGCTCGCCACCGCGCAAGGTGGCCGGACCGCGCTGGAACTCAGCTGTTCCTGCGAAGACCTGCTGGTGCGTGAAGGTGACCGGCTGCTGGTGCGTAGGCGCCAGGTGTATCGCGACGACCTTCCCCGACCGTGA